One window of Phycisphaeraceae bacterium genomic DNA carries:
- a CDS encoding FAD-binding oxidoreductase: MTVSHWRRSAQPPTTLDVDVCVIGAGICGIAAAIALQKKHQSVVVLERHALASGASSRNAGFLMRGAACHYAEAIDLYGQERAKALWRFTEENLEGLRAEGCEALSSYRRVPSMLLALRAGSGNEPWRPSAIDAAANRAGLERSRDLMRQDGLEVGWLEPGDTGPKDSAWASGQIASALVNPGDASMNSYELMKMLASKLRPHASVAGNMTAPVIENQEVFDIADENGRSFLSELEPKLLTLNRLPPRGGSGRIAVRTADFTIRCERVLVCTNAYASLLLPRFEGIVMPRRGQMLALDAQGRTLGASYYCNDGSEYFRQTADGTIVVGGCRTYFAEEEVGFEDRTTARVQEALESFARTMLGYEKGEVLPITSRWAGTMGFSPDGLPLIGPIAPASPVWFCGGFTGHGMSMGYKAAHEAVDAMLSGREAMFALSRLAAQFKAR, encoded by the coding sequence GTGACGGTTTCCCACTGGCGACGCTCCGCTCAGCCCCCCACCACGCTCGACGTCGATGTGTGCGTGATCGGCGCGGGCATCTGCGGCATTGCTGCGGCGATCGCCCTTCAGAAAAAGCACCAGAGCGTTGTCGTTCTCGAGCGCCACGCGCTCGCCAGCGGCGCATCTTCTCGCAACGCCGGATTCCTCATGCGCGGGGCGGCGTGTCACTATGCGGAAGCGATCGACCTCTACGGGCAAGAGCGTGCGAAGGCGCTCTGGCGATTCACCGAAGAAAACCTGGAAGGCTTGCGCGCGGAGGGCTGTGAAGCGCTTTCGAGCTACCGGCGCGTGCCGTCGATGCTGCTGGCGCTGCGCGCAGGAAGTGGAAACGAGCCTTGGCGACCCTCAGCGATAGATGCCGCGGCGAATCGCGCGGGGCTGGAGCGTTCGCGTGACCTGATGCGACAGGATGGGCTCGAAGTTGGATGGCTGGAGCCCGGAGATACCGGACCGAAGGACAGTGCGTGGGCCTCGGGACAAATCGCCAGTGCGCTCGTGAATCCGGGCGATGCGAGCATGAACTCATACGAGCTCATGAAGATGCTCGCTTCGAAGTTAAGACCGCACGCGAGCGTCGCGGGGAATATGACCGCGCCCGTGATCGAGAATCAGGAGGTGTTTGACATTGCGGATGAGAACGGTCGATCGTTCTTGAGTGAATTGGAGCCGAAATTGCTCACCCTCAACCGCCTCCCTCCGAGAGGAGGCTCCGGAAGAATCGCGGTTCGCACGGCTGATTTTACGATTCGGTGCGAGCGCGTGCTGGTCTGCACGAACGCGTACGCGTCGCTGCTGCTGCCTCGGTTCGAAGGAATTGTGATGCCGCGGCGTGGACAGATGCTTGCGCTCGATGCGCAAGGGCGCACGCTCGGCGCTTCGTATTACTGCAACGACGGAAGCGAGTATTTCCGCCAAACGGCGGACGGAACGATCGTTGTCGGCGGTTGCAGGACGTACTTCGCGGAGGAGGAGGTCGGATTCGAAGATCGGACGACGGCGCGCGTTCAAGAAGCGCTCGAGTCGTTCGCTCGCACGATGCTCGGCTACGAGAAGGGCGAAGTGCTGCCGATCACGTCGCGCTGGGCGGGAACGATGGGTTTCTCGCCGGATGGATTGCCCTTGATCGGCCCCATCGCGCCCGCATCGCCGGTCTGGTTCTGCGGAGGGTTCACCGGACACGGCATGTCGATGGGGTACAAAGCAGCGCACGAAGCGGTCGATGCGATGCTGAGCGGGCGCGAAGCGATGTTCGCGCTTTCGCGTCTTGCGGCGCAATTCAAAGCACGATGA
- a CDS encoding type II toxin-antitoxin system Phd/YefM family antitoxin: MNWNLSDAKNRLSELLDRARREGPQIIRRRSDTFVLLPADQYEQLTGKAPNFTDWLLNGPRIDDLSTPPRSDSRMRDVSL, translated from the coding sequence ATGAATTGGAATCTCTCCGACGCCAAAAACCGTCTCAGCGAATTGCTCGATCGCGCGCGGCGGGAAGGCCCTCAGATCATCCGTCGCCGGAGCGACACCTTTGTGCTACTCCCGGCAGACCAGTACGAGCAATTGACCGGCAAAGCCCCGAACTTCACCGATTGGTTGCTGAACGGCCCTCGCATCGACGACCTTTCAACGCCGCCGCGAAGCGACTCCCGGATGCGAGATGTTTCGCTCTGA
- a CDS encoding type II toxin-antitoxin system VapC family toxin, with translation MKTLIDTDVLSEARKPDGFALVKQQIAAANPDDLFLSVISIGEIAHGIAKLQAGNKRRELEEWFGLTERHFADRILPINRDIAQLWGEITAKAASAGRTLHAADGLIAATAIHHGLRLMTRNVKDFESTGVIAINPWETEPPE, from the coding sequence ATGAAAACGTTGATCGACACCGATGTGCTTTCCGAAGCGCGCAAGCCCGATGGGTTCGCGCTCGTGAAGCAACAGATCGCGGCCGCCAATCCGGACGATCTCTTCCTGAGTGTCATCTCGATCGGTGAGATCGCTCACGGCATCGCGAAGCTCCAAGCCGGAAACAAGCGCCGTGAATTGGAAGAGTGGTTCGGCCTGACCGAGCGACACTTCGCCGATCGCATCCTTCCCATTAACCGCGACATCGCTCAGCTCTGGGGCGAGATCACCGCGAAGGCGGCAAGCGCCGGTCGGACGCTCCACGCCGCCGATGGCCTGATCGCAGCGACCGCGATCCATCACGGCCTACGGCTCATGACCCGCAACGTGAAGGATTTTGAGTCAACCGGTGTGATCGCCATAAATCCGTGGGAGACCGAGCCGCCGGAGTGA
- the pckA gene encoding phosphoenolpyruvate carboxykinase (ATP) encodes MSSTPTSSTPTSSTPTSSTPTSSTPTSSTPTAASTKVTPSTSYLSNLDLAPHKTSFNLSPAELVQRAVAAGEGTLAANGALVCNTGDRTGRSPNDKYLEETPGIKNNIWWGKVNRPITPANFDAALKIAVDHLNTRPHLYVFEGFVGADPKYRLGVRVVTEQAWHSLFCSTLFIRQGSKGAGAATKDFAHDWTVINAGRRRLTKEEMEKFGVKSPVLILQSLERKLVVIIGTEYAGEMKKSLFYAMNYDMPEVGVFPMHCSCNTDMKGDNAALFFGLSGTGKTTLSADPNRKLIGDDEHGWSDHGAFNFEGGCYAKCIKLSKEGEPQIWNAIKFGSVLENTVIDPRTRVPDYDSSKLTENTRVTYPVDFIDNAIIPSVCGNPKNVIFLTADAYGVMPPVSKLTPEQAMYYFINGYTSKLAGTEAGVTEPQPNFSPCFGGVFLPRPPVSYAKQLAEKIKQHGANVWLLNTGWTGGPYGTGSRFKLAYTRAFVTAILDGSLAKAEFVTEPAFGLHVPKAVQGVPGEVLLPRNTWKDGAAYDAQAAKLAKGFRENDKQFEMPEAVRGAGPKV; translated from the coding sequence TTGTCCAGCACCCCCACCTCCAGCACCCCCACCTCCAGCACCCCCACCTCCAGCACCCCCACCTCCAGCACTCCCACCTCCAGCACTCCCACCGCAGCGTCAACCAAAGTGACGCCGTCGACGAGCTACCTGAGCAATCTTGATCTCGCCCCGCACAAGACGAGCTTCAATTTGAGTCCGGCGGAGTTGGTGCAGCGGGCGGTCGCGGCGGGTGAAGGAACTCTGGCGGCGAACGGCGCGCTGGTCTGCAACACGGGCGACCGCACCGGGCGCAGCCCCAACGACAAGTATCTCGAAGAGACGCCGGGGATCAAGAACAACATCTGGTGGGGCAAGGTCAATCGCCCGATCACGCCCGCGAATTTCGACGCGGCACTCAAGATCGCCGTCGATCACCTGAACACACGCCCGCATCTGTATGTGTTCGAAGGCTTTGTCGGCGCCGACCCGAAGTATCGCCTTGGCGTGCGCGTGGTAACAGAACAGGCGTGGCACAGCCTCTTCTGCTCGACGCTTTTCATTCGCCAGGGGAGCAAGGGGGCGGGTGCGGCAACCAAGGACTTCGCGCACGACTGGACCGTGATCAACGCGGGTCGCCGTCGCCTCACCAAAGAGGAAATGGAAAAGTTCGGCGTCAAGAGCCCGGTGCTCATTCTGCAAAGCCTTGAGCGCAAGCTCGTCGTCATCATCGGCACCGAGTACGCGGGCGAGATGAAGAAGAGCCTCTTCTACGCGATGAACTATGACATGCCAGAAGTGGGCGTCTTCCCGATGCACTGCTCGTGCAACACCGACATGAAGGGAGACAACGCGGCGCTCTTCTTCGGGCTTTCGGGCACGGGGAAAACGACGCTCAGCGCCGATCCCAACCGCAAGCTCATCGGCGATGATGAGCACGGCTGGAGCGATCACGGCGCGTTCAACTTCGAGGGCGGCTGCTACGCCAAGTGCATCAAGCTGAGCAAAGAAGGCGAGCCGCAGATCTGGAACGCGATCAAGTTCGGCAGCGTGCTCGAGAACACGGTGATCGACCCCCGCACCCGCGTGCCGGATTACGACAGTTCGAAACTCACCGAGAACACGCGCGTCACGTATCCCGTCGATTTCATCGACAACGCGATCATCCCGAGCGTCTGCGGCAATCCGAAGAACGTGATCTTCCTGACGGCCGATGCGTACGGCGTGATGCCGCCGGTGAGCAAGCTCACGCCCGAGCAGGCGATGTACTACTTCATCAACGGATACACGAGCAAGCTCGCGGGCACGGAAGCCGGCGTGACCGAGCCGCAGCCGAACTTCAGCCCGTGTTTCGGCGGCGTCTTCCTGCCGCGTCCTCCGGTCAGCTACGCCAAGCAACTCGCCGAGAAGATCAAGCAGCACGGCGCGAACGTGTGGCTGCTCAACACCGGCTGGACGGGCGGCCCGTACGGAACCGGAAGCCGCTTCAAACTCGCCTACACGCGCGCGTTCGTGACGGCGATCCTCGACGGCTCGCTCGCCAAGGCCGAGTTCGTGACCGAGCCGGCGTTCGGGCTGCACGTGCCCAAGGCGGTGCAGGGCGTGCCGGGCGAAGTGCTCCTGCCGCGCAACACGTGGAAGGACGGCGCCGCGTATGACGCGCAGGCCGCGAAACTAGCCAAAGGCTTCCGCGAGAACGACAAGCAGTTTGAGATGCCGGAAGCGGTGCGGGGGGCGGGGCCGAAGGTGTAA
- a CDS encoding DMT family transporter gives MKQPATSSDATHTGTGAGIALILTSLACWTTIPLFLRFFTSQVDGWTANGWRYGFSALLWLPLLLVAARKGALPPGLWKAAFWPSVFNTAAQACFGLAPYFVDPSLMTFSLRFQIVFVTCAAAVMFPAERMIIKKPGFILGIAMVVCGTLLTIALTPGGLGKGTAVGVVLSIASGLLYAGYALSVRATMHGMKPLLAFSAVSQLTAIGMIVLMVLFAHDQQTHEHDFGLGVLHMSGGMWAMMLASAVIGIGIGHTAYFKSIQALGLAVSAGVVQLQPITVSIVAPFLFPEDQHLSAVQWATGLIAVGGAATMLLTQSRYARRLKELSDPMRCSHCGYSRAGLPAGAACPECGKTPGMGMDDDRFDDLPVDPDVALVGQSNEVAPPKENAAAR, from the coding sequence ATGAAACAACCCGCGACAAGCAGCGACGCGACGCACACCGGCACCGGAGCCGGCATTGCGCTCATTCTCACCTCGCTGGCGTGCTGGACGACGATTCCGCTCTTTCTCCGATTCTTTACCTCGCAGGTGGACGGCTGGACCGCCAACGGATGGAGGTACGGATTCTCTGCGTTGCTGTGGTTGCCGCTCTTGCTTGTCGCGGCGCGAAAGGGTGCGCTGCCGCCCGGCCTTTGGAAGGCGGCGTTCTGGCCGAGCGTATTCAACACCGCGGCGCAGGCGTGCTTCGGTCTTGCTCCGTACTTCGTGGACCCGAGCCTGATGACGTTCAGCCTGCGGTTCCAGATCGTGTTCGTGACGTGTGCCGCGGCGGTCATGTTTCCGGCCGAACGCATGATCATCAAGAAACCCGGATTCATCCTCGGCATCGCGATGGTGGTGTGCGGAACGCTGCTGACGATCGCGCTCACGCCGGGCGGCCTGGGCAAAGGCACCGCGGTCGGTGTCGTGCTTTCAATCGCTTCCGGGCTGCTTTACGCCGGGTATGCGCTCAGCGTGCGTGCCACCATGCACGGCATGAAGCCTCTGCTCGCGTTCAGCGCTGTCAGCCAGCTCACGGCGATTGGGATGATCGTGCTCATGGTCCTTTTCGCCCACGATCAGCAAACCCATGAGCACGATTTCGGGCTCGGAGTTCTGCACATGTCCGGCGGAATGTGGGCGATGATGCTCGCGTCCGCGGTCATCGGAATCGGCATCGGGCACACGGCGTACTTCAAGAGCATCCAGGCGCTCGGGCTCGCGGTGTCGGCGGGCGTCGTGCAGTTGCAGCCGATCACGGTTTCAATTGTCGCGCCTTTTCTCTTTCCGGAGGATCAGCACCTGAGCGCCGTTCAATGGGCGACGGGGCTGATCGCCGTGGGCGGCGCGGCGACGATGCTTCTGACACAAAGCCGATATGCCCGGAGACTCAAGGAGCTGTCCGACCCGATGCGATGTTCGCATTGCGGATACTCCCGCGCGGGACTTCCTGCGGGTGCTGCATGCCCGGAATGCGGCAAGACTCCCGGAATGGGAATGGATGATGACCGGTTCGACGACCTTCCCGTCGACCCGGATGTCGCACTTGTTGGTCAGAGCAACGAAGTCGCGCCCCCAAAAGAAAACGCGGCCGCCCGATGA